The following proteins come from a genomic window of Lolium rigidum isolate FL_2022 chromosome 5, APGP_CSIRO_Lrig_0.1, whole genome shotgun sequence:
- the LOC124656901 gene encoding protein FEZ-like produces the protein MDERSDMDKSEEVLLPGFRFHPTDEELVGFYLRRKIQQKPLSIELIRQLDIYKYDPWDLPKLATSGEKEWYFYCPRDRKYRNSARPNRVTGAGFWKATGTDRPIYSSQGTKCIGLKKSLVFYKGRAAKGIKTDWMMHEFRLPSLTDPTLPKVPIDKNIPANDAWAICRIFKKPSSMAQRALSHSWGPQSIATTEPDLLSALQSIQASHFALESSSCSAEVAVPVNRFNSQHYFQGRQQQKLNSSQNGSSYKVINFNRGPPLTHLSEKGIHSNPIILPFETQTLQRSSDAVLLSIAPGIVNSMNEASPDTEFEQLEQCDGYAVDWDIDTIGGTGNRDEDPYTRKPDNGYVTGNECGVPRKIKFPFDLGLDSSDDWTCNVPCESLTYPPTSPEMPSSCSTERYTIHSYDM, from the exons atggatgagagaagtgatatGGACAAGTCAGAAGAGGTACTTCTGCCTggtttccgatttcatcccacagATGAAGAGCTTGTGGGTTTTTATCTCAGGAGAAAGATTCAGCAGAAACCCCTTTCAATTGAGCTCATCCGGCAGCTGGACATCTACAAGTACGACCCATGGGATCTCCCAA AACTTGCAACTTCTGGGGAGAAAGAATGGTATTTCTACTGCCCAAGGGACCGGAAGTATCGTAATAGTGCTAGACCAAACAGAGTCACAGGAGCTGGATTCTGGAAAGCAACAGGAACAGATAGGCCAATTTACTCCTCCCAGGGAACCAAGTGTATAGGCCTGAAGAAGTCTCTTGTCTTTTATAAAGGAAGAGCAGCAAAAGGGATCAAAACTGATTGGATGATGCATGAGTTCAGGCTTCCTTCATTAACTGATCCAACACTTCCTAAAGTACCAATAGACAAAAACATTCCAGCCAAT GATGCCTGGGCTatttgtagaatatttaaaaagcCTAGTTCAATGGCACAAAGAGCACTATCTCACTCCTGGGGTCCTCAGTCAATTGCAACGACAGAGCCAGATCTGTTATCTGCCTTGCAGTCCATACAGGCTTCGCATTTTGCTTTGGAAAGCTCCTCTTGCTCGGCAGAAGTTGCAGTACCTGTGAATCGGTTTAATAGCCAACATTACTTTCAAGGACGGCAGCAGCAGAAGCTCAACAGTTCACAGAATGGTTCTTCATATAAAGTCATAAACTTCAACCGCGGTCCGCCCTTAACTCATCTATCAGAAAAAGGCATCCATAGCAATCCGATCATCTTGCCATTTGAAACACAGACCCTGCAGAGGTCATCAGATGCCGTGCTTCTCAGCATAGCCCCTGGAATAGTCAATAGCATGAATGAAGCCTCACCAGATACTGAGTTCGAACAGCTTGAACAGTGCGATGGGTATGCAGTTGATTGGGATATAGACACAATTGGAGGTACTGGAAACAGGGATGAAGATCCATATACAAGAAAACCTGATAATGGATACGTTACAGGTAACGAGTGTGGAGTTCCACGAAAAATAAAATTCCCATTTGATCTGGGGCTAGATTCTTCAGATGATTGGACATGCAACGTGCCCTGTGAATCTCTCACTTATCCCCCAACCTCCCCAGAGATGCCCAGTAGCTGCTCTACAGAAAGATACACTATACATAGTTACGATATGTAG